Proteins from a genomic interval of Clostridium cochlearium:
- a CDS encoding peptidoglycan recognition protein family protein, which produces MNVIDSNLKFRGLTYGNNPIKIILHHAAATNCSIEDIHISHLHNGWSGCGYHYLVRKNGSVYRGRPENSLGAHCINYNSISIGICVEGNYMIEYMPSNQKNSLIELIKYLCIKYGIKEIYGHGELNSTSCPGRNYPLEEIRREFIKDINCPYKNYPGYLIKINANFKDNNVKIIQENLIENGYSVGSYGADGYFGTATFNAIKNFQRDNGLMVDGIVGISTWDRLFY; this is translated from the coding sequence ATGAATGTTATAGATTCTAATTTAAAATTTAGAGGATTAACCTATGGCAATAATCCAATAAAAATAATTTTACACCATGCAGCTGCTACAAACTGTAGTATAGAAGATATTCATATTTCGCATTTACATAATGGCTGGTCCGGATGTGGGTATCATTACTTAGTAAGAAAAAATGGAAGTGTATATAGGGGTAGACCTGAAAATTCTCTAGGAGCTCATTGTATAAATTATAATTCCATATCTATAGGAATATGTGTAGAAGGAAATTACATGATAGAATATATGCCATCAAATCAAAAAAATTCATTAATAGAACTTATTAAATATCTATGTATCAAATATGGAATAAAAGAAATCTATGGCCATGGAGAACTTAACTCAACAAGTTGTCCAGGAAGAAACTATCCTTTGGAGGAAATAAGAAGAGAATTTATAAAGGACATAAATTGTCCTTATAAAAATTATCCTGGCTATTTAATTAAAATTAATGCTAATTTTAAAGATAATAATGTAAAAATCATTCAAGAAAATTTAATAGAAAATGGATATAGTGTTGGTTCCTATGGAGCTGATGGATATTTTGGTACCGCTACTTTTAATGCTATTAAAAATTTTCAAAGAGATAATGGCCTTATGGTAGATGGAATTGTAGGGATATCTACTTGGGACAGATTGTTTTATTAA
- a CDS encoding DUF2922 domain-containing protein, with amino-acid sequence MQKTLVMKFVDEKGKKVNMSITEIKDDLTEEEISILMDVILAKKSAFKLNDPLVAKDSAQIVERTVNEVYKA; translated from the coding sequence ATGCAAAAGACATTAGTTATGAAGTTTGTAGATGAAAAAGGTAAAAAAGTTAATATGTCTATAACTGAAATAAAAGATGACTTAACTGAGGAAGAAATATCCATTCTTATGGATGTTATATTAGCTAAGAAATCAGCTTTCAAATTAAATGATCCTTTAGTTGCAAAGGATTCTGCTCAAATAGTAGAAAGAACAGTTAATGAAGTTTATAAGGCGTAA
- a CDS encoding DUF1659 domain-containing protein — protein MAITKDIYATSLVLELDLGLDEKGKQKRKNKSLFKLDVLATDEDVYAIGQAAAEVLKDPMVSISRVNKNLLLGE, from the coding sequence ATGGCTATAACAAAAGACATTTATGCAACTAGCCTAGTTTTAGAACTGGATCTTGGATTAGATGAAAAAGGTAAGCAAAAAAGAAAGAATAAATCATTATTCAAGCTTGATGTACTTGCTACAGATGAAGATGTATATGCAATAGGACAAGCAGCAGCAGAAGTTTTAAAGGATCCTATGGTATCTATATCTAGAGTAAATAAGAACTTATTATTAGGTGAATAA
- a CDS encoding YvrJ family protein, with the protein MFDEIIMLISNVGFPVAVTTYLLVRLDQRLEELTKAFMVLTKVIETASEHQKSEKILEK; encoded by the coding sequence ATGTTTGACGAAATTATAATGCTTATAAGTAATGTAGGGTTCCCCGTAGCGGTAACTACTTATCTTTTAGTAAGACTTGATCAAAGGCTAGAAGAATTAACTAAAGCTTTTATGGTTCTTACAAAGGTTATAGAAACTGCTTCAGAACACCAAAAAAGTGAGAAAATCTTAGAAAAGTGA
- a CDS encoding sigma-70 family RNA polymerase sigma factor, with the protein MEQLFKKYKDGDTMVLEKIIEKFKPLILKEAARYKIKCYDFEDLVQHGYLSVIKACNMYKGNDNNFTPYCIKAIKTNYKALLKGEIKHYREIPDEYILNKTDNDYLFTLEDEIIAYEKVKELYNALDKLSDKERYIIGSFYIKDKVMGEIASTTNKSYNEIRYAKDKAIKKLQRILKEHI; encoded by the coding sequence TTGGAACAGCTATTTAAAAAGTATAAAGATGGAGATACTATGGTATTAGAAAAAATAATAGAGAAATTTAAGCCATTAATACTTAAAGAAGCTGCTAGATATAAAATTAAATGCTATGACTTTGAAGATTTAGTACAACATGGATATTTATCTGTTATAAAAGCTTGTAATATGTATAAAGGGAATGATAATAATTTTACCCCTTATTGTATTAAAGCTATAAAAACTAACTATAAAGCCCTTTTAAAAGGGGAGATAAAGCATTACCGAGAGATTCCAGATGAATATATATTAAATAAAACAGATAATGATTATTTATTTACATTAGAAGATGAAATAATAGCCTATGAAAAAGTAAAAGAATTATATAATGCTTTGGACAAGCTTTCCGACAAAGAAAGATATATCATAGGTAGTTTTTACATAAAAGATAAAGTTATGGGGGAGATAGCTTCCACTACCAACAAAAGCTATAATGAAATTCGTTATGCTAAAGATAAAGCAATAAAAAAACTGCAAAGGATACTTAAAGAACATATATAA